A window of the Lactuca sativa cultivar Salinas chromosome 7, Lsat_Salinas_v11, whole genome shotgun sequence genome harbors these coding sequences:
- the LOC111890403 gene encoding uncharacterized protein LOC111890403, which produces MEKTPHSFPEPSVKGIMQRILLDLNQLPLDISEEPKNDVPPPLRFSIDLTFHNEDMEVLKKKYKVLTASSFVSRDYLKNLGFEDGCATMMHIRNKKVKMPRNSNHALARSLFKELTKKNEGEDLMVSLYEPIEGNKNKKKGKDQVAHRLAAKSLLKEFVLQSKDRYSVIRKKRKKKVRFDCGPLDGIWKKKLPPKKRRGIVIFDKEYNA; this is translated from the exons ATGGAGAAGACACCACACTCTTTTCCTGAGCCAAGTGTCAAAGGAATAATGCAACGAATATTACTTGACTTGAACCAATTGCCATTGGATATAAGTGAGGAACCAAAGAATGATGTGCCTCCACCTCTCCGTTTCTCTATTGACTTGACTTTCCATAATGAAGATATGGAAGTgctcaaaaaaaaatataag GTCTTGACCGCATCATCATTTGTCAGCAGGGATTACTTGAAAAACTTAGG GTTTGAAGATGGTTGCGCAACTATGATGCATATCAGAAATAAAAAG GTTAAAATGCCTAGAAACTCCAACCATGCTCTTGCTCGTTCTTTGTTCAAGGAACTCACTAAGAAAAATGAG GGTGAAGATTTGATGGTGTCACTTTATGAGCCTATAGAAGGGAACAAGAACAAAAAGAAG GGAAAAGATCAGGTTGCGCATCGTTTAGCTGCAAAGAGCCTTTTAAAGGAATTTGTGTTGCAGTCCAAGGATCGATACAG TGTAAttaggaagaagaggaagaagaaggttCGTTTTGATTGTGGTCCTCTTGATGGGATATGGAAAAAGAAGCTTCCTCCAAAGAAGCGAAGGGGCATAGTGATATTTGACAAAGAGTATAATGCTTGA